One genomic segment of Aquipluma nitroreducens includes these proteins:
- a CDS encoding ammonium transporter, protein MALLSVVAPNILFSQEITATTLPAPVPYIDFGNTAWMIMATALVMLMTIPGLALFYGGLVRQKNVLNILMQCFILTAVITLEWVFFGYSLSFSSSTGVLAPFIGGFDWAFLNGIGINDVSPYYISQATARIPHLLFVMFQCMFAVITPALIIGAYAERIKFKGFLIFSVLWSIFVYNPVAHWVWSADGWLLKMGALDFAGGTVVHINAGIAALVMTLMIGSRRNYNNHPTAPHNIPLVVIGAALLWFGWFGFNAGSGLAADGLAISAFLSTHVATATAAFTWVLLDWTINGKPTVIGICTGAVAGLVAITPAAGFVGVLGAVVIGVIVALVCFFMVSVVKHKFGYDDSLDAFGVHGIGGILGALLTGFLATPAIQSSYSGLFYGNPKQLWIQLVATVTTMVFSGVMTFILFKIVDKTVGIRASQKEEIAGLDITQHNEMALAED, encoded by the coding sequence TTGGCACTACTGTCAGTAGTTGCTCCCAACATACTTTTTTCGCAGGAAATTACGGCAACTACATTGCCGGCACCAGTTCCATACATCGATTTTGGAAATACCGCATGGATGATTATGGCTACCGCCCTGGTTATGCTGATGACAATCCCCGGACTTGCCTTATTTTACGGCGGCCTGGTTCGTCAGAAAAACGTTCTTAACATTTTAATGCAGTGTTTTATTCTAACTGCGGTTATTACTCTGGAATGGGTGTTTTTTGGATACAGCCTTTCTTTTAGTTCGTCAACAGGAGTACTTGCTCCTTTCATTGGAGGTTTCGACTGGGCATTTTTGAATGGAATTGGAATTAATGATGTGAGTCCATATTACATTTCACAAGCTACAGCGCGCATTCCACACCTTTTGTTTGTAATGTTCCAATGCATGTTCGCGGTAATTACACCAGCTCTTATTATTGGAGCATATGCCGAACGCATCAAATTTAAAGGATTCCTGATTTTCTCGGTACTCTGGTCAATTTTCGTTTATAATCCGGTTGCACATTGGGTTTGGTCAGCCGATGGTTGGTTATTAAAAATGGGGGCGCTCGATTTCGCCGGAGGAACAGTAGTTCATATCAATGCTGGTATTGCCGCCCTCGTTATGACACTCATGATTGGTTCGAGAAGAAATTACAATAACCATCCAACCGCTCCCCATAACATTCCTCTGGTAGTTATTGGTGCCGCTTTACTTTGGTTCGGCTGGTTTGGTTTTAACGCCGGAAGTGGATTGGCCGCCGATGGATTAGCCATCAGCGCATTCCTTTCAACCCACGTTGCAACCGCTACCGCAGCATTTACATGGGTACTTTTAGATTGGACAATCAACGGGAAACCGACAGTAATTGGCATTTGTACTGGCGCTGTTGCCGGACTGGTAGCCATTACACCCGCCGCCGGATTTGTTGGAGTACTGGGCGCTGTAGTAATAGGTGTTATTGTTGCCCTGGTTTGTTTCTTTATGGTATCGGTTGTGAAACACAAATTTGGCTACGATGATTCACTCGATGCTTTTGGAGTTCATGGAATTGGTGGTATTCTTGGTGCGCTTTTAACCGGATTCCTGGCGACTCCAGCCATCCAATCCTCATACAGCGGTTTGTTTTACGGAAATCCAAAACAACTCTGGATTCAACTGGTTGCTACAGTTACAACGATGGTATTTTCAGGAGTGATGACTTTTATCCTCTTTAAAATTGTTGACAAAACGGTTGGTATTCGTGCATCTCAAAAAGAAGAAATTGCAGGTCTCGACATTACCCAACACAACGAAATGGCATTAGCCGAAGATTAA
- a CDS encoding P-II family nitrogen regulator — MKKIEAIVRKTKFEEVRAALHEADIDFLSWWEVKGQGTARQGLIFRGIAYDVNSVARIYITFVVRDQNLEKSINAILESAYTGESGDGRIFVSDINESIRIRTKDRGDESLYNK; from the coding sequence ATGAAGAAAATTGAAGCCATCGTTAGAAAAACGAAGTTTGAAGAAGTACGCGCAGCTCTTCATGAAGCTGATATTGACTTTCTATCCTGGTGGGAAGTTAAAGGACAGGGCACTGCACGTCAAGGACTTATCTTTAGAGGAATTGCCTATGACGTAAATTCAGTAGCACGAATTTATATCACCTTTGTTGTACGTGACCAAAATCTCGAAAAATCGATCAACGCAATTCTCGAATCAGCCTATACAGGAGAAAGTGGCGATGGACGGATTTTCGTTAGTGACATCAATGAATCGATTCGAATTCGCACCAAAGATCGTGGTGACGAATCGCTATACAACAAATAA